The proteins below come from a single Streptococcus canis genomic window:
- a CDS encoding PTS lactose/cellobiose transporter subunit IIA, with the protein MSEEQLEIIMSLIINSGEAKSLSMEAINNAKIGHFSVADEKIASAQETLIIAHQAQTKLLSQEADGEEFSLSLLTIHSQDHLMTSMTFLDLAKEIVDLYRSK; encoded by the coding sequence ATGTCAGAAGAACAATTAGAAATTATCATGAGCTTAATCATAAATAGTGGTGAAGCTAAGAGTCTTTCAATGGAAGCTATTAACAATGCAAAGATTGGTCACTTTAGCGTAGCTGATGAAAAAATAGCATCAGCTCAGGAAACTCTAATTATAGCTCATCAAGCACAAACAAAATTACTTTCACAAGAAGCGGATGGCGAAGAGTTTTCATTAAGTTTACTGACTATTCATAGTCAAGATCATTTAATGACTTCAATGACATTTTTAGATCTTGCAAAAGAAATCGTTGATTTATATCGTTCAAAATAA
- a CDS encoding nucleoside phosphorylase encodes MSIIKHELPLLEVDSHPSAVIMPNHEGLAIQLPGKCVYAFLEDEVEAFALDHQGKKIAEFISATKGYPVYLISYKGQDICLAQAPVGSAPAAQFMDWLIGYGVTEIISTGTCSVLIPIEENRFLVPIKALRDEGTSYHYVAPSRYINMNSQMLRLIEKTLLAQGVAYQEVITCSTDGFYRETKEKVAYRREEGCSVVEMECAALAAVAQLREVLWGQLLFTAGALADVGGYDQRNWGADSFSFALHLCLEVLTRLEKDGKATHF; translated from the coding sequence ATGTCAATCATCAAGCACGAGCTTCCCCTTTTAGAAGTTGATAGTCATCCATCAGCCGTCATTATGCCTAATCATGAAGGACTAGCTATTCAGCTTCCAGGCAAGTGTGTCTATGCTTTCCTAGAAGACGAGGTTGAAGCTTTTGCTTTAGACCATCAGGGTAAAAAAATTGCAGAATTTATTTCAGCCACAAAGGGTTACCCTGTTTACCTGATTTCCTATAAAGGCCAAGACATTTGCCTTGCTCAGGCTCCCGTTGGCTCGGCTCCTGCTGCACAATTCATGGATTGGCTGATTGGTTACGGTGTTACAGAGATCATTAGTACAGGAACTTGTAGCGTCTTAATACCTATCGAAGAAAACCGTTTTTTAGTGCCAATCAAGGCTTTGCGAGATGAAGGGACAAGTTATCATTACGTGGCACCATCTCGTTATATTAACATGAATTCCCAGATGCTTCGACTGATTGAGAAAACGCTTTTAGCACAGGGGGTAGCTTATCAAGAGGTTATCACCTGCTCAACAGATGGTTTTTACCGAGAGACAAAAGAGAAAGTGGCTTATCGCCGCGAAGAAGGTTGTTCGGTTGTTGAGATGGAATGTGCTGCCTTAGCAGCAGTAGCTCAGCTCAGGGAGGTCCTTTGGGGACAACTCTTATTTACAGCAGGTGCTCTAGCAGATGTAGGGGGTTACGATCAACGCAACTGGGGCGCTGATTCCTTTAGCTTTGCACTTCATTTATGTTTGGAGGTGCTCACTAGGCTAGAAAAGGATGGAAAAGCTACTCATTTTTGA
- a CDS encoding MetQ/NlpA family ABC transporter substrate-binding protein, whose protein sequence is MKKLLSLVLTCLAGFVLVACGLQAKQGDSGKSSSTKTKDMTVVKVAAHTSPMTDMLEAVKDNLAKEGYKLEVVTVTDNIQANVALKNKEVDANFFQHKPFMEMFNKGNDANLVQVQPIYDAIVAFYGKDLKDIKDLKDGADVAIPNDPTNMTRALRLLAEHKVISLRDPKSMSVTVEDITENPKNLIFSPVSLLNLNEAYKEKDMIFNYPTYIAKLHLTPTKDGVLVEESKDHFFAVSLVAREDNKDSKAVKAVQKALTSKEIKTFIEDKLKGHAKVAF, encoded by the coding sequence ATGAAAAAACTGTTGTCACTTGTTCTGACATGTTTAGCTGGTTTTGTTTTGGTGGCTTGCGGATTACAAGCAAAGCAAGGTGATTCTGGAAAATCATCATCTACTAAAACAAAGGATATGACCGTTGTTAAAGTAGCTGCTCATACGAGCCCTATGACGGATATGCTTGAAGCAGTAAAGGATAATTTAGCTAAAGAAGGCTATAAGCTAGAAGTAGTCACTGTTACGGATAATATTCAAGCCAACGTTGCTTTAAAAAATAAAGAAGTGGATGCTAATTTCTTCCAACATAAACCATTTATGGAAATGTTTAATAAAGGAAACGATGCTAATCTGGTTCAAGTGCAGCCTATTTACGATGCTATTGTGGCTTTCTATGGTAAAGACCTTAAAGACATCAAGGATCTTAAGGATGGTGCAGATGTTGCCATTCCAAATGATCCAACCAATATGACCCGCGCCCTTCGCTTGTTAGCAGAACACAAGGTCATTAGCCTGCGTGATCCAAAGAGCATGTCAGTGACTGTAGAAGATATTACGGAAAATCCCAAAAATCTTATTTTTTCACCAGTTTCCTTGCTTAATTTGAATGAAGCTTACAAGGAAAAAGATATGATTTTCAACTACCCAACTTATATTGCCAAACTTCATTTGACTCCTACAAAAGATGGTGTGCTTGTTGAAGAAAGTAAGGATCACTTCTTTGCTGTGTCACTTGTTGCGCGTGAGGATAACAAAGATAGCAAAGCTGTTAAAGCTGTTCAAAAAGCGTTGACAAGCAAGGAAATCAAAACCTTTATCGAGGACAAGTTAAAAGGTCATGCTAAGGTCGCTTTCTAA
- a CDS encoding PaaI family thioesterase: MSDLTQEMTLNVISIFDNYQIELAEKGHLILSTEVTETALNYYGNAHGGYLFTLCDQVGGLVARTTGVESVTLQANTNYLKAGHKGDKLMVEGRLVHGGRTTQLVDVTIHNQTGALLTKASLTMFVTGRRKNE, encoded by the coding sequence ATGTCAGATTTAACACAAGAGATGACCTTAAATGTCATTAGTATTTTTGATAATTACCAAATTGAACTTGCTGAAAAAGGGCACCTTATTTTAAGCACAGAAGTGACTGAGACGGCGTTGAATTATTATGGAAATGCCCATGGCGGTTATCTATTTACCCTATGTGACCAAGTAGGTGGTTTAGTTGCTAGAACGACTGGCGTAGAATCCGTAACGTTACAAGCCAATACTAACTATTTAAAAGCAGGGCACAAGGGAGACAAATTGATGGTCGAAGGCCGGTTGGTTCATGGAGGTCGAACCACACAGCTGGTTGATGTGACTATTCATAATCAGACAGGAGCTCTCTTAACAAAAGCTAGCTTGACCATGTTTGTGACCGGCCGACGTAAGAACGAGTGA
- a CDS encoding PTS sugar transporter subunit IIB, protein MRTILLACAAGMSTSLLVSKMEKAAQEKDIVAKIYAVSVAELDKELDNNTIDIVLLGPQVRYEENNMRTKLEPYGIPLAVINMQDYGMMNGGKVLDTALSLIE, encoded by the coding sequence ATGAGAACAATTTTATTAGCATGTGCTGCAGGTATGTCAACAAGTCTTCTAGTTTCAAAAATGGAAAAAGCAGCTCAAGAAAAGGATATTGTAGCTAAAATTTATGCTGTTTCTGTAGCGGAACTAGATAAAGAATTAGATAATAATACGATTGATATTGTATTACTAGGACCTCAAGTTCGTTATGAAGAAAATAATATGCGAACCAAATTAGAACCATATGGAATACCTTTAGCAGTAATTAATATGCAAGACTATGGCATGATGAATGGTGGTAAAGTTCTAGATACTGCTCTTTCACTTATAGAATAG
- a CDS encoding DUF1846 domain-containing protein — protein MKTIAFDSNKYLNLQRDHILERISQFDGKLYMEFGGKMLEDYHAARVLPGYEPDNKIKLLKELKEQVEIMIAINANNIEHSKARGDLGISYDQEVFRLIDKFNTLDIYVGSVVITQYNNQPAADTFRKQLEKNSIASYLHYPIKGYPTDIDHIISPEGMGKNDYIKTSRKLIVVTAPGPGSGKLATCMSQMYHDQINGIKSGYAKFETFPVWNLPLHHPVNLAYEAATADLDDVNMIDPFHLETYGKTAVNYNRDIEVFPVLNRTFERILSKSPYASPTDMGVNMVGFSIINEAAAIEASKQEIIRRYYQMLVDFKAERVSEAAVKKIELLMNDIGVTPEDRQVTVVARQKAEQTGQPALALQLPNGQIVTGKTSELFGPTAAVIINAIKTLAKIDKATHLIEPEYVKPIQGLKVKHLGSQNPRLHSNEILIALAITAMNNEEANLAMKELGNLKGSEAHSTVTLTNEDKNVLRKLGINITFDPVYQHHKLYRK, from the coding sequence AATTTGGGGGCAAAATGTTAGAAGACTACCATGCTGCCCGTGTACTTCCTGGCTATGAACCTGACAATAAGATTAAATTACTCAAAGAACTCAAAGAGCAAGTCGAAATTATGATTGCCATTAATGCTAATAATATTGAGCATTCCAAGGCACGTGGAGATTTGGGGATTTCGTACGACCAAGAAGTTTTTCGCTTAATTGATAAGTTCAACACTTTAGACATTTATGTCGGCTCAGTGGTGATTACCCAGTATAACAATCAACCAGCTGCGGATACGTTTCGTAAGCAACTCGAAAAAAATAGCATCGCATCTTACCTACACTACCCTATCAAGGGCTACCCAACAGATATTGATCATATTATCTCACCTGAGGGAATGGGGAAAAATGATTACATCAAAACCAGCCGTAAGCTTATTGTTGTGACAGCACCAGGCCCTGGTTCAGGGAAATTAGCCACTTGTATGTCTCAAATGTATCATGATCAGATAAATGGTATTAAGTCTGGCTACGCTAAATTTGAAACTTTTCCTGTCTGGAATCTTCCTCTTCACCACCCTGTCAACTTGGCTTATGAAGCAGCCACGGCAGACCTAGATGATGTGAATATGATTGATCCTTTCCATTTGGAAACGTATGGCAAAACTGCCGTTAATTACAACCGTGACATCGAGGTCTTTCCTGTTTTAAATCGAACCTTTGAGCGTATTTTGAGCAAGTCTCCTTATGCCTCACCAACCGATATGGGTGTTAACATGGTTGGTTTCTCGATCATCAATGAAGCAGCTGCTATCGAAGCTTCCAAACAAGAAATCATTCGCCGTTATTACCAAATGCTTGTTGATTTTAAGGCAGAGCGTGTTTCAGAAGCTGCTGTCAAAAAAATTGAACTCTTAATGAATGATATTGGTGTCACTCCTGAGGATCGTCAAGTCACTGTGGTCGCTCGCCAAAAAGCAGAGCAAACAGGTCAACCTGCCCTTGCTCTGCAATTACCAAATGGGCAGATTGTAACAGGAAAAACATCTGAACTCTTCGGACCAACTGCTGCTGTCATCATCAATGCCATTAAAACCTTGGCAAAGATTGATAAAGCCACTCACTTGATTGAACCAGAGTATGTGAAACCCATCCAAGGGCTTAAAGTTAAGCATTTAGGCAGTCAAAATCCACGTCTTCATTCCAATGAAATTCTGATTGCGCTAGCCATAACCGCTATGAATAACGAAGAAGCCAACCTTGCCATGAAAGAACTCGGAAACTTAAAAGGCAGCGAAGCCCATTCTACCGTTACCCTAACCAATGAAGATAAAAATGTCCTTAGAAAGCTTGGCATAAATATTACCTTTGACCCTGTTTACCAACATCACAAACTTTACCGTAAGTAA
- a CDS encoding ClbS/DfsB family four-helix bundle protein: MRTYENKEELKKEINKAFEKYISEFDNIPENLKDKRVDEVDRTPAENLSYQVGWTSLVLKWEEDEKKGLQVKTPSDEFKWNQLGELYQWFTDTYAHLSLQELKAKLNENINSIYAMIDSLSEEELFEPHMRKWADEATKTATWEVYKFIHVNTVAPFGTFRTKIRKWKKVVL; encoded by the coding sequence TTGCGAACATACGAAAATAAAGAAGAGCTGAAAAAAGAAATAAATAAAGCATTTGAGAAATATATTTCAGAATTTGATAATATTCCAGAAAATTTAAAGGACAAGAGAGTTGATGAAGTTGATAGAACTCCAGCAGAAAACCTTTCATATCAGGTTGGATGGACAAGCTTAGTTCTTAAATGGGAAGAAGATGAAAAAAAGGGACTTCAAGTAAAAACACCATCGGATGAATTTAAATGGAATCAGCTTGGTGAATTATATCAGTGGTTCACAGATACCTATGCTCATTTATCTTTGCAAGAGTTGAAAGCAAAATTAAATGAAAATATTAATTCTATCTATGCAATGATTGATTCGTTGAGTGAGGAAGAATTATTTGAACCGCATATGAGAAAGTGGGCTGACGAAGCGACTAAAACAGCGACTTGGGAGGTGTATAAGTTTATTCATGTAAATACGGTTGCACCTTTTGGAACTTTCCGAACTAAAATCAGAAAATGGAAGAAGGTAGTATTATAA
- a CDS encoding DUF7916 family protein, whose protein sequence is MVKRFLNCNTSEMLAMSAAELKQSIKASEGRIILSENVAPREPYISEFTNSEMARAFGADLILLNLVDVFEPDIAGLGNYEGNFVDRLHYLVGRPIGINLEPVDDDAEMIEEKLSISKGRQARLESIKEIEKLGFDFVCFTGNPGAGVTNKAILEAVSIAKTEFSGLIFAGKMHAAGVDEAVVDLEAVKSLVEAGADVVLAPSIGTVPGFTVGDLTSIVKVAHEAGALVMTAIGTSQESSEPETIRYMALKNKMCGVDIQHIGDSGYGGLAPVENIFTMSKAIRGQRHTLAMIGKSINR, encoded by the coding sequence ATGGTAAAAAGATTTTTAAATTGTAATACTTCAGAGATGTTAGCGATGTCAGCAGCTGAATTAAAACAGAGCATAAAAGCTTCTGAAGGACGTATTATTCTCTCAGAGAATGTAGCACCTAGAGAGCCATATATTTCGGAATTTACCAATTCTGAGATGGCAAGAGCTTTTGGTGCTGATCTTATATTACTCAACTTGGTAGATGTTTTTGAACCTGATATTGCAGGCTTAGGAAATTATGAAGGTAATTTTGTTGACAGACTTCATTATTTGGTAGGGCGTCCAATTGGTATTAATTTAGAGCCAGTAGATGATGATGCAGAAATGATAGAAGAAAAATTGTCCATTTCAAAAGGACGACAGGCACGACTTGAGAGTATCAAGGAGATTGAAAAATTAGGTTTTGATTTTGTTTGTTTTACAGGAAATCCGGGTGCAGGTGTTACCAATAAGGCCATTCTTGAAGCTGTTTCCATTGCAAAAACAGAGTTTTCTGGTCTCATTTTTGCTGGGAAAATGCATGCAGCGGGAGTAGATGAAGCTGTTGTTGATTTGGAGGCAGTGAAATCTCTTGTAGAGGCTGGTGCGGATGTTGTTTTAGCACCGTCAATAGGGACGGTACCAGGGTTTACAGTTGGAGATTTAACATCAATTGTTAAAGTAGCGCATGAAGCTGGGGCATTAGTAATGACTGCTATTGGAACTAGTCAAGAGAGTTCTGAACCTGAAACTATCCGTTATATGGCACTTAAAAATAAAATGTGTGGCGTAGATATACAGCATATTGGAGACTCTGGATATGGTGGTTTAGCACCAGTTGAAAATATTTTTACAATGAGTAAAGCTATCCGTGGACAGCGTCACACTCTTGCAATGATTGGTAAATCAATTAATAGATAA
- a CDS encoding ROK family transcriptional regulator translates to MLSKKQLIQSQKIVNSLYLHGPMSRADLARLLHITPATITEITAYLISKKILFEENGGLKDLKTGRKKIPLQIVADHAYFIGVEISEVKIVCCLTDSVGRVISSTVITQDSNYSFPLSETDVLKIIVDFIEVNNDYVVRAIGIAIPGHYDKTKDIILSNREIWSQFQISKIKNNIHIPVYVKNNVKCMALAKLYYDSYKDILNFVFVNLKRGIFAAYVYQGELYGDSNYLVGEVGHSVMNPNGEQCECGKAGCLQTYSSLSWIVKKSRLAYESGRTQFLSHLVDSVDDLTIEHIIQAYRMGEELIYQIIDQSVLYLAQLINNLLIFVDVETIYIHGKLFEEELIAEKLRKKLEASKSIIDADRKVKRVILPYKANFGALGASALALRQTILSK, encoded by the coding sequence ATGTTATCAAAAAAACAATTAATACAAAGTCAAAAAATAGTGAATAGCTTATACCTTCATGGTCCAATGTCAAGAGCTGATTTAGCTAGATTACTTCATATTACTCCCGCAACAATTACAGAAATAACGGCTTATCTTATCTCTAAAAAGATTCTTTTTGAAGAAAATGGTGGGTTGAAAGATTTAAAGACTGGTAGAAAGAAAATCCCGTTACAAATTGTTGCCGATCATGCGTATTTTATCGGTGTTGAGATTAGTGAAGTGAAAATTGTTTGCTGTTTAACAGATAGTGTTGGTAGAGTTATTTCTTCTACAGTAATCACCCAAGATAGTAATTATTCTTTTCCGTTATCAGAGACTGATGTTTTGAAAATCATTGTTGATTTTATTGAGGTTAATAATGATTATGTTGTTAGGGCTATCGGAATTGCTATTCCAGGGCATTACGATAAAACGAAAGATATTATTTTATCCAATAGAGAGATATGGTCTCAGTTTCAAATTTCAAAAATTAAGAATAATATCCATATACCTGTTTATGTGAAAAATAATGTTAAATGTATGGCTTTAGCAAAACTTTATTATGATTCTTATAAAGATATCCTTAATTTTGTTTTTGTTAATCTTAAACGTGGTATATTCGCAGCTTATGTCTATCAAGGAGAGTTATACGGAGATAGTAATTATCTCGTTGGTGAAGTTGGTCACAGTGTTATGAATCCAAATGGTGAGCAGTGTGAGTGTGGAAAGGCTGGTTGTTTACAAACTTATTCCAGTTTATCATGGATTGTAAAAAAATCTAGGCTTGCTTATGAGTCAGGAAGAACTCAGTTTTTATCACATTTAGTTGATTCAGTTGATGATTTAACTATTGAACATATTATTCAGGCCTATCGTATGGGAGAAGAATTGATCTATCAAATTATAGATCAATCGGTTTTATACTTAGCTCAGTTAATTAATAACCTTTTAATTTTTGTAGATGTAGAGACCATCTATATTCATGGTAAACTCTTTGAAGAAGAACTAATAGCTGAAAAACTTAGAAAAAAACTAGAAGCCAGTAAGTCAATTATTGATGCTGATAGAAAAGTAAAACGTGTTATTCTTCCATACAAAGCCAATTTTGGAGCTCTTGGAGCATCAGCATTAGCATTGCGGCAAACGATATTGTCTAAGTAA